In Bos indicus isolate NIAB-ARS_2022 breed Sahiwal x Tharparkar chromosome 19, NIAB-ARS_B.indTharparkar_mat_pri_1.0, whole genome shotgun sequence, the following proteins share a genomic window:
- the MED31 gene encoding mediator of RNA polymerase II transcription subunit 31: MAAAVAMETDDAGNRLRFQLELEFVQCLANPNYLNFLAQRGYFKDKAFVNYLKYLLYWKEPEYAKYLKYPQCLHMLELLQYEHFRKELVNAQCAKFIDEQQILHWQHYSRKRMRLQQALAEQQQQNNASGK; this comes from the exons ATGGCCGCGGCCGTCGCTATGGAGACAG ATGATGCTGGAAATCGACTGCGGTTTCAGTTGGAGTTGGAATTTGTACAGTGTTTAGCCAACCCAAATTACCTTAACT TTCTTGCCCAAAGAGGTTACTTCAAAGATAAAGCTTTTGTTAATTATCTTAAGTACTTGCTTTACTGGAAAGAACCAGAATATGCCAAGTATCTAaa GTACCCTCAGTGTTTACACATGTTAGAGCTGCTCCAGTACGAGCACTTCCGCAAGGAGCTGGTGAACGCTCAGTGTGCGAAGTTTATTGACGAGCAGCAGATTCTGCACTGGCAGCACTATTCCCGGAAGCGGATGCGCCTTCAGCAAGCCCTGGcggagcagcaacagcagaataaCGCCTCGGGAAAGTAA
- the LOC139177526 gene encoding collagen alpha-2(I) chain, translated as MSGAAGQGALPGPSVRELPAERPGLCVGPSRSGRGVRRPWGKRWGAGVFRGRGTRRRARSSVRETRCVNADRLPNRRRPWGRRQAAGKAQASGENEAAGTPGAVVSKEAARDRGTVWVNGAVGEPQVVGPVGSVWVTGTGEEETVYRSPPGCERKGRPGSLGHGSILELWLKVQALRAASGGGQRSRVELHPVPAGEGPIERGVPGRASWVETSREGLTGPWVKGQAGAAPRGRGLSIPPGPGAGCERAMGCCGQGQAVRMPSVAMPGTLEASSGIAPHLPGRGQAVGVPGPLEGIGYGVAPSSSVKGLTVGVPGVTGWPEAVEVPRAVAGELCWGGAPDPWGRQRAAQVPGALAQGVICGHTTGFWGRGQTAVVHRTAQGDTPSVDAPAVWRRRRAVGETGTRQPVEVPCAIEEGVRCGGDPCYRERGQAGWAETGSGGNSGSWEAAQTAGWAMCGPEEQEAGPGSVPGHWGIGQATGVPWAPGTETGCGCVLGLWGTQQPLGVSQAVGLSGTRGVQTSCCCVPGLWARQQALGVPLAEAVPAVVREETYGGNVLGLLERRQALGEQEAVVPAAVGGPGSVCQETGCGDSSCLCLRRQAVGLSELVRVPETAGVSSYRCALAPCELSSGSEAARVPAAVWVSDSVGQEDSFREDWNLRAGVHPARRPTASGVPMAPQELWLAGEDAGLWGRRQSARVPVAAEVPRAPGVCGSLGVETGSGDFSHLPGRRQTAGVSLTAGVFADAGVPVALRAPRPVQELAGSGGVSGLCRERETVWGPMDAVDPTRMGMPTTARVPGPMSEEMGPRGISGLVRGRQSGGACVAMGLHTAMGMPGPVGEEMLSGHFSSLSGSRQTAEVPMAAASISLTVGVPTAAGAPGPLVGDVISGDSSGEWGRRPVTEVPVAARAVGLVDGETGSEGVADPWRRPDGAIPEAARVPLSLGVLAAVGVPMAGPRPAVVWVTGPAGEEPRAAVSDLTGVRRQFTEGPRAPRTGEIGGRNVLALAGRSQPVGVSYTCGHGTRLWRCLRSAGEELDYENVPGVSRTGVTVGENGAEEVPPVSREETGSGLIRDHARQGGRRQAGGESAVRAGGNNLGDSFEGEDRLRGVFH; from the coding sequence ATGAGTGGGGCGGCTGGCCAAGGGGCCTTGCCCGGGCCGAGCGTGCGTGAGCTCCCGGCGGAGAGACCGGGCCTGTGCGTGGGACCCAGCCGGTCCGGACGCGGAGTCCGGCGGCCGTGGGGGAAGAGATGGGGTGCAGGGGTGTTCCGAGGGCGTGGAACTAGGCGCCGGGCGAGGTCTTCCGTGCGGGAGACGCGCTGCGTGAATGCGGACAGGCTGCCGAACCGTCGGCGGCCATGGGGGAGAAGACAAGCAGCGGGAAAAGCCCAGGCCTCGGGGGAAAACGAGGCTGCGGGAACACCTGGCGCTGTAGTCTCGAAGGAGGCTGCACGAGACCGTGGGACCGTGTGGGTAAACGGGGCTGTGGGGGAACCGCAGGTGGTGGGGCCTGTCGGCTCTGTATGGGTGACTGGCACTGGGGAGGAGGAGACGGTTTACAGGAGTCCCCCGGGCTGTGAGAGAAAAGGTCGTCCGGGATCCTTGGGGCATGGGAGCATTCTGGAACTGTGGTTGAAGGTGCAGGCTCTGAGGGCAGCGTCAGGAGGTGGGCAACGAAGCAGAGTCGAGCTCCATCCTGTGCCCGCAGGAGAGGGCCCGATTGAAAGGGGGGTTCCTGGCCGGGCTTCGTGGGTAGAGACCAGCCGTGAAGGTCTCACCGGACCCTGGGTGAAAGGACAGGCGGGGGCAGCCCCCCGGGGCCGGGGACTATCCATCCCTCCGGGCCCAGGGGCAGGCTGTGAGAGGGCCATGGGCTGCtgtgggcagggccaggctgTAAGGATGCCATCTGTGGCTATGCCTGGAACTCTGGAGGCAAGTTCCGGGATTGCCCCACACCTGCCTGGGAGGGGACAAGCTGTGGGGGTCCCTGGGCCCTTGGAGGGGATTGGCTATGGGGTTGCCCCCAGCTCTTCAGTAAAAGGACTGACTGTGGGGGTGCCCGGGGTCACGGGGTGGCCTGAGGCTGTGGAGGTACCCAGAGCTGTGGCGGGAGAGCTCTGCTGGGGGGGGGCTCCAGATCCTTGGGGGAGACAGCGAGCAGCACAGGTGCCTGGGGCTCTGGCACAGGGGGTGATCTGTGGGCATACCACAGGCTTTTGGGGGAGAGGGCAGACCGCAGTTGTGCACAGAACAGCCCAAGGGGACACCCCCTCTGTGGATGCCCCAGCCGTGTGGCGGAGGAGACGAGCTGTGGGGGAGACGGGCACCAGACAGCCTGTAGAGGTGCCTTGTGCGATTGAAGAGGGAGTGAGATGTGGGGGTGACCCGTGCTACAGGGAAAGGGGACAGGCCGGGTGGGCAGAGACAGGCTCTGGGGGCAACTCAGGGTCCTGGGAAGCTGCCCAGACTGCAGGCTGGGCAATGTGTGGTCCCGAGGAGCAGGAGGCAGGCCCTGGCAGTGTTCCAGGCCACTGGGGTATAGGACAGGCTACAGGGGTACCTTGGGCTCCCGGGACAGAGACAGGGTGTGGGTGTGTCCTGGGCCTGTGGGGAACACAGCAGCCATTGGGGGTGTCCCAGGCGGTGGGATTATCGGGGACCAGAGGAGTGCAGACCAGTTGCTGCTGCGTCCCGGGCCTGTGGGCTAGACAGCAGGCTCTGGGGGTGCCTCTGGCTGAGGCAGTGCCGGCCGTGGTCAGAGAGGAGACCTATGGTGGGAACGTCTTGGGTCTCCTGGAAAGGAGGCAGGCCCTAGGGGAGCAGGAGGCTGTAGTGCCCGCCGCTGTAGGGGGTCCTGGGTCTGTGTGTCAGGAGACTGGCTGTGGGGACTCTTCCTGTCTCTGCCTAAGGAGACAGGCTGTAGGGCTGTCTGAGCTCGTGAGGGTGCCAGAGACAGCTGGGGTGTCCAGCTACAGGTGTGCCCTAGCTCCATGTGAGCTAAGTTCTGGGAGTGAAGCTGCCAGGGTGCCCGCCGCTGTGtgggtgtctgactctgtgggtcaggaagacagcTTCAGGGAGGACTGGAACCTGCGGGCAGGGGTTCATCCTGCCAGGAGACCCACGGCTTCAGGGGTACCCATGGCTCCCCAGGAGCTGTGGTTGGCGGGGGAGGATGCTGGCTTGTGGGGAAGGAGACAGAGTGCCAGGGTGCCCGTGGCTGCTGAGGTGCCCCGGGCTCCTGGGGTGTGTGGTTCCCTGGGGGTGGAGACTGGCTCTGGAGATTTCTCGCACTTGCCGGGGAGGAGACAGACAGCAGGAGTTTCTCTGACTGCAGGGGTGTTTGCAGATGCTGGAGTGCCCGTGGCTCTCAGGGCGCCTCGGCCTGTGCAGGAGTTGGCTGGTTCTGGAGGCGTCTCAGGCTTgtgcagggagagagagacagtgtgGGGACCTATGGATGCCGTGGATCCCACCAGAATGGGGATGCCCACCACTGCCAGAGTGCCTGGGCCCATGAGTGAAGAGATGGGGCCTAGGGGCATTTCAGGCTTGGTGAGAGGGAGACAGTCTGGGGGAGCATGTGTGGCCATGGGGCTGCACACAGCCATGGGGATGCCAGGGCCTGTGGGGGAGGAGATGCTCTCTGGGCATTTCTCGAGCTTATCAGGAAGCAGACAGACTGCTGAGGTGCCGATGGCGGCTGCCAGCATTTCCCTGACGGTGGGGGTGCCCACAGCTGCCGGGGCCCCTGGACCGCTGGTGGGCGATGTTATTTCTGGGGATAGCTCAGGTGAATGGGGAAGGAGACCCGTGACTGAGGTGCCCGTGGCTGCCAGGGCTGTAGGACTTGTGGACGGGGAGACTGGCTCTGAAGGCGTTGCAGACCCATGGAGGAGACCTGACGGAGCCATCCCTGAGGCTGCGAGAGTGCCTCTGTCTTTGGGGGTGCTTGCAGCTGTAGGAGTTCCCATGGCAGGGCCCAGGCCTGCGGTGGTGTGGGTGACTGGGCCTGCAGGAGAAGAACCCAGGGCAGCTGTCTCAGACCTCACAGGGGTGAGGAGACAGTTCACAGAGGGCCCCAGGGCTCCCCGCACAGGGGAGATCGGAGGTAGAAATGTCCTGGCGCTGGCTGGGAGGAGCCAGCCAGTGGGGGTGTCTTACACCTGTGGGCATGGGACCAGGTTATGGAGGTGCCTGAGGTCAGCGGGGGAAGAACTGGACTATGAGAATGTGCCAGGAGTGTCCAGAACAGGTGTGACTGTGGGGGAGAATGGAGCTGAGGAGGTGCCCCCAGTTTCACGGGAGGAGACAGGCAGCGGCCTCATCAGAGATCACGCACGGCAGGGTGGGAGGAGACAGGCTGGAGGAGAGTCTGCTGTCAGGGCAGGGGGGAACAATTTGGGAGACAGTTTTGAAGGGGAGGACAGATTGAGGGGGGTGTTCCACTAG
- the C19H17orf100 gene encoding uncharacterized protein C17orf100 homolog, with protein MASPLRGKPSPARAESICSEEKATVSVETSSHRVETSYRHVRTSSRQVETTYRSSEGPSVSPSGKRLPRVLEVSSQHVETASQLTETASRHVRASSLRVETSVHRMESPPRREKPAARQNVQKAR; from the coding sequence ATGGCCTCACCCCTTCGGGGAAAGCCCTCTCCGGCCCGGGCGGAATCCATCTGCTCCGAGGAGAAGGCGACGGTCAGCGTGGAGACCTCGTCCCACCGCGTGGAGACATCCTACCGTCACGTGCGGACATCTTCCCGGCAGGTGGAGACCACCTATCGCAGCAGCGAGGGGCCCTCCGTCTCCCCCTCTGGGAAGCGACTCCCTCGAGTCCTCGAGGTGTCCTCCCAGCACGTGGAAACCGCCTCGCAGCTCACAGAGACGGCTTCCCGCCACGTCAGGGCCTCGTCCCTGCGTGTGGAGACGTCTGTGCACCGCATGGAGAGCCCGCCGCGGCGGGAGAAGCCGGCCGCCCGCCAGAACGTCCAAAAGGCCCGATGA
- the TXNDC17 gene encoding thioredoxin domain-containing protein 17: MASYEEVSVSGYEEFMQVVEQHSDKTIFAYFSGSKDAEGKSWCPDCVQAEPVVREGLKHVGEGCVFIYCQVGEKPYWKDPNNDFRKNLKLTAVPTLLKYGTPQKLVESECLQANLVEMLFSED, encoded by the exons ATGGCCAGCTACGAAGAGGTGAGCGTGTCCGGCTACGAGGAGTTCATGCAGGTGGTGGAGCAGCACAGTGACAAGACCATTTTCGCCTACTTTTCTGGTTCTAAGGACGCCGAAGGGAAAAGCTGGTGCCCCGACTGCGTGCAGG ctgaaccAGTCGTACGAGAGGGGCTGAAGCATGTTGGTGAAGGATGTGTGTTCATCTACTGCCAAGTAGGAGAAAAACCTTA tTGGAAAGATCCAAATAATGACTTCAGGAAAAACCTGAAATTAACTGCAGTGCCTACACTACTTAAGTATGGAACA CCTCAAAAACTGGTAGAATCTGAGTGTCTTCAGGCCAACCTTGTGGAGATGTTGTTTTCTGAAGATTAA